Genomic segment of Leuconostoc mesenteroides subsp. mesenteroides:
TGTTACGAACAACTGCTGCTTTCATTTTTAACCTCTTTCTTGTATGTGAACTTATTTACAATTAATTTTAACGTTTTTTTGCGTATTTGTAAAGCATTATTTACTACATAACTGATGTTATTAGTGACTTGTTTCACATAAATAACCAAAAGAAAAAGAACATTGTTACTAAATGTTCTCCTTAATTTTTTGGATTATTGATTGGCGCTTAATTTTTTAAATCCAGGAATTGTCAACATGAAAATCAAACTAATGACATACATTAGCGATAAACTCAGCATTACAGCCGCCACACTATAATTGTCCATAATCCAACCAATCACAACTGATGAAAAGGCACCAATAGCACGGCCAGATCCCATCAAAGTATTGGCTGCAGTTGCTCTAATTTCCGAAGGGTACAATTGACTAATAACTGCACCAAATCCACCATACATACCGTTAGAGAAAAAGCCAACTAATGCACCTAAAACTGTTAATGTCCACATATTATATGCAAATGTAAAGACATAAATCATAAGCGCTGAAGCTACTAAGAATATAGCAAATGCGCGTCGAGGTCCGATGGTGTCTAAAATTGTCCCAAAAGTAAGCATACCGATTGCCATACCAACAATAATAGGTATCATACCAAGATTGACGTATCCTGCTGTAATTGTTTCTGTGATACCCAATTGTTTGCGCATAATTGTTGGTAACCAGTTCATCAATCCATAATAGCCTGATGTTTGAATAGTCAACATTACAATTAACACAAAAGAAGTATAAGCACGTTTAGGACTATTAGCAATCGCTTTAAAACTAAATTTCTTTTTGCCAGTTTTATAGTCCGTCTGCAGTTGCTCAAATTCAGGTGTTTCCTTTAAGTGTCGTCTCACGATGTATACGACGATTAGTGGCAAAAATCCTAACATAAATAAACCACGCCAACCAAAGGCAGGCATCATTAATGTTGCTAAAATTGCCGCGAGTATGGCTCCTACTTGTCCACCAATTGCAGTAATAGAACTCATACGACCCACACGACTAGCTCTAAAGCTCTCAGCAATTAATGCCATACTTACGCCATATTCACCACCTGTTCCCATTCCTAGCAAGAAACGAGCTGCATAAATCGTGTGCGTATTATCCAAAAATGCCAAGATAACTGTTGCAAAGGTCACGAGCATAATAGTATAAGACAACACCTTAACACGACCAACACGGTCTGCTAAAATACCAAACAAGAGACTACCTAATAATGCTCCCCAGTTGGACATTGCTGCAATAATCCCACCTTGTGCACCAGTGATGTGTAATTCGGCAATCATAGGTGCCAATGCAAAAGATAGGAATGTTGCGTCCATGTGATCTAAAGTAAACCCTAAGGTTGTTGATCCAAGAACCACCTTTTGTTCGCTGGTCATTTTAGTATCAGTTGCTACCCGACCTTGCTTCATTGCGTTTTCGGACTGACTAATTGTCATATATTGTTTTCCTCCAAAATGTCTGCTCACTGGCAAACGTTATTTTGTCCGTTAATATTAAACCATATAAACAATAATTAATCAATCAAACGTTTAACAATTTTTGAATTAAGGTACAAAAAAAAGCGCTCGCGCGCTATTTTTAAAATTACTTTTCTGAAATTGAGGCGATTCCAGGTAATTCCTTACCCTCAAGGTACTCAAGTGAAGCACCACCACCAGTTGAGATATGAGACAACTTGTCAGCAACACCCAATTGTTGTACTGCGGCTGTTGAATCACCACCACCAACGATTGTTGTACCACCATTTTCAGTAACCTTAACTAATTCTTCACCGATAGCCAAAGTTCCCTTAGCAAAGTTAGACATTTCAAACACGCCCATAGGACCGTTCCAAACAACTGTCTTAGCATCTGCCAATGTGTCTTGCAATAATTGAACTGACTTAGGACCGATATCAAGACCCATGTAGCCATCAGGAATACCTGCTGTTGCATCAACTACTTCAGTCTTTGCATCATTTGAAAATGCATCAGCAGCAATTGAATCAATTGGCAAAACCAACTTGTCACCAGCTTCTGCCATCAATTCCTTAGCCAATTCAACTTTATCAGCTTCAAACAATGAATTACCAATCTTGTTACCCTTAGCAGCATCGAATGTATAAGCCATACCACCACCAACAATCACCTTGTCAGCTTTGTTTAACAATGACTTAACAATTTCAATCTTGTCAGAAACTTTTGCACCACCAATAATAGCAACAAAAGGACGAACCGGGTTAGCAACAGCATCACCCAAGAACTTAATTTCTTTTTCCATCAAGAAGCCAGCAGCTGCTTGTGAAACATTTGAAGCAATACCTACGTTTGAAGCATGGGCACGGTGAGCTGTACCAAAAGCATCGTTGATGAACAAGTCATCACCTAATGATGCCCAATACTTACCCAACTCAGGATTGTTCTTTGATTCGTTCTTGACAACTTCGCCATCAACAACGTCTTCAAAACGTGTGTTTTCAACCATCAATACTTCACCATCTTGTAGAGCATTGATTGCTGATTCTAGTTCTTCACCGCGAGTTTGTGGTACGAACTTAACGTCCTTACCCAATAATTCACCTAAACGTGCGGCAACTGGTGCTAATGACAATTCTTTCTTGTCGTCTTCAGACTTAATACGTCCCAAATGAGAGAACAAAATTGCGCGACCATTGTTTTCCAAAACATACTTGATTGTTGGCAAAGCTGCCACAATACGGTTATCGTTTCCGATAACGCCTGCCTTGATAGGCACGTTGAAGTCAACGCGCATCAATACTTTCTTACCTGAAAGTTCCAAATCTGAAACAGTCAATTTAGCCATGATAGCCTCCAAATTTTTATAGTTACAAGTCTATTATAAAACAAAATTTTGTCTTTGTGTTGTTCGCGTGTGAGAAACTGCACGATTAGTTTCGACGGCGAACCTTTTTTACAGGCAATCCCATCATTCGCAATTTTAAATAATCATTTTTGTCCACTAAGACTCGTGTTATTTCATGCTGATTGTTTTTTAAAACATCAGTTAATTGATTCCGAATATCTCTTTTGTCGTCTGATAATTCATCAATAATCGTTAATGTCGTTCGTTTAGGTACATAGCCCATTTCTCTTTGTAACTGCGTAACATTATAATCATTCTCAGTATATTTACTTAATGTGTTCACGATGTATTTTTCAGCACTAGCATATTTTTGACCAGCAACATAAACAAAATTACGTTTACCTTCAAAATAAAAATCACTAACCATCACCTCTGGATGACCAAAATAAAAATCAGATTGTAATAACTTTCCTTCGCTAAAATATTGTTTTGCAAATAAACGTCCGTCCCGCAAGTAGATATCTTTATAGTCTATTTGACCATCTGAGTCCTGCCAAACAACTGCCTGCACAATGCGTTTA
This window contains:
- a CDS encoding MFS transporter, which produces MTISQSENAMKQGRVATDTKMTSEQKVVLGSTTLGFTLDHMDATFLSFALAPMIAELHITGAQGGIIAAMSNWGALLGSLLFGILADRVGRVKVLSYTIMLVTFATVILAFLDNTHTIYAARFLLGMGTGGEYGVSMALIAESFRASRVGRMSSITAIGGQVGAILAAILATLMMPAFGWRGLFMLGFLPLIVVYIVRRHLKETPEFEQLQTDYKTGKKKFSFKAIANSPKRAYTSFVLIVMLTIQTSGYYGLMNWLPTIMRKQLGITETITAGYVNLGMIPIIVGMAIGMLTFGTILDTIGPRRAFAIFLVASALMIYVFTFAYNMWTLTVLGALVGFFSNGMYGGFGAVISQLYPSEIRATAANTLMGSGRAIGAFSSVVIGWIMDNYSVAAVMLSLSLMYVISLIFMLTIPGFKKLSANQ
- the pgk gene encoding phosphoglycerate kinase — encoded protein: MAKLTVSDLELSGKKVLMRVDFNVPIKAGVIGNDNRIVAALPTIKYVLENNGRAILFSHLGRIKSEDDKKELSLAPVAARLGELLGKDVKFVPQTRGEELESAINALQDGEVLMVENTRFEDVVDGEVVKNESKNNPELGKYWASLGDDLFINDAFGTAHRAHASNVGIASNVSQAAAGFLMEKEIKFLGDAVANPVRPFVAIIGGAKVSDKIEIVKSLLNKADKVIVGGGMAYTFDAAKGNKIGNSLFEADKVELAKELMAEAGDKLVLPIDSIAADAFSNDAKTEVVDATAGIPDGYMGLDIGPKSVQLLQDTLADAKTVVWNGPMGVFEMSNFAKGTLAIGEELVKVTENGGTTIVGGGDSTAAVQQLGVADKLSHISTGGGASLEYLEGKELPGIASISEK
- a CDS encoding glycosyltransferase — encoded protein: MKIEIIDSLTQTNLKGVAWQIEQVKSGNSDELWLATPHEDAVHLIQKLGLNPRSVFDIYAQAYLSEIDETKGIWWGELPVPNEAQLVINKDWTKSIVSRGQQLATVRWFGDSKRIVQAVVWQDSDGQIDYKDIYLRDGRLFAKQYFSEGKLLQSDFYFGHPEVMVSDFYFEGKRNFVYVAGQKYASAEKYIVNTLSKYTENDYNVTQLQREMGYVPKRTTLTIIDELSDDKRDIRNQLTDVLKNNQHEITRVLVDKNDYLKLRMMGLPVKKVRRRN